A stretch of the Bacillus mesophilus genome encodes the following:
- a CDS encoding FAD-binding oxidoreductase, with protein MMVTECLTELKTFISEAKISEKNDKHPLGNGGAVTVFPTTEEEISNVLKFANQHKLSISIMGGGTKRGFGGVIENADLLLSLSHYRGVVEHTIGDMTLTVKAGTPFGEIQKYLAQFNQKISLDPSWPERSTIGGIIASNESGPKRLGYGSARDAVIGLRTVYADGSIIRSGGKVVKNVAGYDMNKLFIGSMGTLAVVSEITLKLRPITKDENLVLVSFTHEDFDLIKSFVIELLDTTLEPISLELLNPSLTSRLIDHNRFTLAISFEDVESSVQYQVSQISKMIPVGTELLVLQKEEAANFWSTFYSIGPDPYSFEVQDTKASLKIGVVNLDVIHILRKCQTLEDVNNVSIEAHGGLGHGLCFVHINGAELDVLSAIHQLRELAKSYGGYAIVKHLPYHLRKTTNIWGDLPSYFFLIKSIKEKMDPNHVLNHKRFVGGL; from the coding sequence ATGATGGTTACAGAGTGTTTAACTGAATTAAAAACATTCATTTCTGAGGCCAAAATCTCAGAAAAGAATGACAAGCACCCACTCGGAAACGGTGGCGCTGTTACGGTCTTTCCAACAACTGAGGAGGAAATCTCGAATGTTTTAAAGTTTGCCAATCAGCATAAACTATCCATCTCTATAATGGGTGGTGGAACAAAAAGAGGCTTTGGCGGAGTAATTGAAAATGCTGATTTGCTCCTATCATTATCTCACTATAGAGGTGTAGTAGAGCATACAATAGGCGACATGACTCTAACCGTTAAAGCAGGAACACCATTTGGGGAAATTCAGAAGTATTTGGCTCAGTTTAATCAAAAAATATCACTTGATCCTTCTTGGCCTGAACGTTCAACAATAGGGGGAATTATTGCTTCCAATGAAAGCGGTCCCAAAAGGCTTGGTTATGGTTCAGCTAGAGATGCTGTAATTGGATTAAGAACAGTCTACGCTGATGGTTCTATCATTCGTTCAGGTGGAAAAGTAGTTAAGAATGTAGCTGGCTATGATATGAATAAACTATTTATAGGCTCGATGGGTACTTTGGCTGTTGTATCTGAAATAACATTAAAGCTTCGACCCATTACTAAGGATGAAAATCTTGTGTTAGTTAGCTTTACGCATGAAGATTTTGATTTGATAAAATCATTTGTTATAGAGTTGTTGGATACAACATTAGAGCCCATTTCATTAGAATTATTGAATCCATCGTTAACTAGTAGATTAATAGATCATAACCGTTTTACACTGGCTATAAGTTTTGAAGATGTAGAAAGTTCTGTTCAGTATCAGGTTAGTCAGATTTCAAAAATGATTCCAGTAGGAACAGAACTATTAGTCTTACAAAAAGAAGAGGCAGCTAATTTTTGGTCAACTTTTTACAGCATTGGTCCAGATCCTTATTCATTTGAGGTACAGGATACTAAAGCTTCATTAAAAATAGGTGTTGTTAATCTTGATGTTATTCATATACTGCGAAAATGCCAGACATTAGAGGACGTAAACAATGTTTCGATTGAAGCTCATGGTGGGTTAGGTCATGGCTTGTGCTTTGTGCATATCAACGGTGCTGAACTAGATGTTCTATCAGCAATCCATCAACTAAGAGAATTAGCCAAGAGCTATGGTGGGTATGCAATTGTTAAGCATTTACCCTATCACTTACGAAAGACAACAAATATATGGGGTGATCTCCCTTCATATTTTTTCTTAATAAAGAGTATTAAGGAAAAGATGGATCCTAATCATGTGTTAAATCATAAACGGTTTGTGGGAGGGTTATGA
- the ptsP gene encoding phosphoenolpyruvate--protein phosphotransferase, protein MKNTISGIAASQGIAIAKAYHLVHPDLTIEKKEVIEVEAEIARLDQAIQESVKELTAIKEHTLKELGPDKAAIFDAHLLVANDPELIQPIKDKVKHEKLNPEFALREVADLFINMFENMDNEYMKERAADIRDVTKRVLAHLLGVSIPNPSLVTEDVIIVAEDLTPSDTAQLNRQFVKGFTTDIGGRTSHSAIMARSMEIPAVVGTKSVTKETKNGDVIIIDGLDGNVIVNPTEEILLQYKEKQQSYQKQKDEWAKLKEEKTLSSDGHHVELAANIGTPKDVKGVLENGGEGIGLYRTEFLYMGRDQLPTEEEQFEAYKTVLENMGDKPVVVRTLDIGGDKELPYLHLPKEMNPFLGFRAIRLCLEQQDIFRTQLRALLRASVYGNLKIMFPMIATLDEFRQAKTILLEEKDQLVAGGTKVSDSIEIGMMVEIPSSAIIADQFAKEVDFFSIGTNDLIQYTMAADRMNEQVSYLYQPYHPAILRLVNMVIEAAHKEGKWAGMCGEMAGDPIAIPLLLGLGLDEFSMSATSILPARSQLKGLSKEEISKHKHTILSMSTSEEVMAFVNEHFMK, encoded by the coding sequence ATGAAAAATACAATATCTGGTATTGCAGCCTCACAAGGAATCGCTATTGCTAAGGCTTATCATTTAGTTCATCCTGATCTAACAATTGAGAAAAAAGAGGTTATTGAAGTAGAAGCTGAAATTGCTCGTCTTGATCAGGCAATTCAGGAGTCAGTTAAAGAATTAACGGCTATAAAGGAACACACATTAAAGGAACTAGGTCCTGACAAAGCTGCTATTTTTGATGCTCATTTATTAGTAGCTAATGATCCAGAACTCATTCAGCCAATAAAAGATAAAGTGAAGCATGAAAAACTAAATCCGGAGTTTGCTCTTCGTGAAGTTGCTGATCTGTTTATTAATATGTTTGAAAACATGGATAATGAGTATATGAAAGAACGCGCTGCTGATATTCGTGACGTAACAAAGAGAGTTTTAGCACATTTATTAGGTGTAAGTATACCGAACCCTAGCTTAGTCACAGAGGATGTTATTATTGTAGCAGAAGACCTAACTCCTTCTGACACAGCTCAGTTAAATCGTCAATTTGTTAAGGGCTTCACAACTGATATTGGTGGTCGTACTTCTCATTCAGCGATCATGGCGAGGTCCATGGAAATTCCAGCAGTTGTTGGAACAAAAAGTGTAACTAAGGAAACAAAAAATGGGGATGTAATCATTATTGATGGTTTAGATGGAAATGTAATTGTTAATCCAACTGAAGAAATACTTTTACAATATAAAGAAAAACAACAAAGTTATCAAAAACAAAAAGACGAATGGGCAAAGTTAAAGGAAGAAAAAACACTTTCTAGTGATGGTCATCATGTAGAGCTTGCTGCAAATATTGGAACACCGAAAGATGTAAAAGGTGTGCTAGAAAATGGTGGCGAGGGAATTGGTTTGTATCGAACTGAGTTCCTATATATGGGCCGTGACCAACTTCCAACAGAAGAAGAACAGTTTGAAGCTTATAAGACAGTTCTTGAAAACATGGGAGATAAGCCAGTTGTGGTACGTACATTAGATATTGGTGGAGATAAAGAGCTTCCTTATTTACATTTACCAAAGGAAATGAACCCGTTTTTAGGGTTCCGTGCAATTCGTCTTTGTTTAGAGCAACAAGACATCTTCCGTACCCAGCTTCGCGCTTTATTAAGAGCAAGTGTATATGGGAACTTGAAGATTATGTTCCCGATGATTGCAACACTAGATGAATTCCGTCAAGCTAAGACCATTTTATTAGAAGAAAAAGACCAGCTTGTAGCGGGAGGAACAAAGGTTTCAGACAGTATTGAAATTGGAATGATGGTTGAAATTCCTTCAAGTGCCATTATTGCAGATCAATTTGCAAAAGAGGTTGATTTCTTTAGCATTGGAACGAATGATCTTATTCAATATACAATGGCCGCTGACCGTATGAACGAACAGGTGTCATACTTGTATCAACCATATCATCCTGCTATTCTTCGTTTAGTTAATATGGTCATTGAGGCTGCACATAAAGAAGGGAAATGGGCAGGAATGTGTGGAGAAATGGCAGGAGATCCAATTGCCATTCCATTACTACTAGGCTTAGGGCTTGATGAGTTTAGTATGAGTGCAACCTCTATATTGCCGGCACGTTCACAATTAAAGGGTCTTTCCAAAGAGGAAATCTCAAAACATAAACATACAATACTTTCAATGAGTACGTCAGAAGAAGTTATGGCGTTTGTAAATGAACATTTTATGAAATAA
- a CDS encoding phosphocarrier protein HPr: MAEKTFKITAESGVHARPATVLVQTAGQFNSEITVEYNERSVNLKSIMGVMSLGIPSGSQITISANGDDAEGAIDALTETIKKEGLGE; the protein is encoded by the coding sequence ATGGCAGAAAAAACATTTAAAATTACAGCAGAATCAGGAGTTCATGCAAGGCCTGCTACAGTTCTCGTTCAAACAGCAGGTCAATTTAACAGTGAAATTACGGTTGAATATAATGAGCGTTCTGTTAACTTGAAGTCAATTATGGGTGTCATGTCATTAGGGATCCCAAGTGGTAGTCAGATTACAATTAGTGCAAATGGTGACGATGCTGAGGGAGCTATTGACGCCCTAACTGAAACCATCAAAAAAGAAGGTCTTGGTGAATAA
- the ptsG gene encoding glucose-specific PTS transporter subunit IIBC — MFKRIFGTLQKVGRALMLPVALLPAAGILLALGNALQNPATLEKATYLKATWLQNTAIVMEGAGGIIFDNLPLLFAVGVAIGLAGDGVAGLAAIIGYLIMNRTMNTILTIQGKLPLPEGVNDPAYATVLGIPTLQTGVFGGIIVGIIAAYLYGKYFNIELPSYLGFFAGKRFVPIITAATAVLLGFLMLLVWPPIQTGLNHFSYYVIDSNRTLSAFMFGVIERALIPFGLHHIFYSPIWYEFGQYTNAAGELIRGDQRIFMEQIREGAELTAGTFMTGKFPFMMFGLPAAALAIYHEARKENKKIVAGIMGSAALTSFLTGITEPIEFSFLFVAPVLFGIHAIFAGLSFMTMHLLDVKIGMTFSGGVIDFLLFGVLPGRTEWWLVIPVGLVFAVIYYFGFRFAIRKFNLNTPGREDVSQNTAKPVKAGELPYNILEAMGGKENIAHLDACITRLRVSVNDQKQVDKDRLKSLGASGVLEVGNNIQAIFGPLSDNLKTQIQDIINGKTPHSVTKSPEKGVVQQIEEINPEALQTEPELEVYASPLAGEILPLDEVPDQVFSERMMGDGFAVLPNAGVVVSPVDGKIVNLFPTKHAIGIESSSGREILIHVGIDTVHLKGEGFTALVEQGDMVKKGQEILKIDLEFVKKNAPSIITPIIFTNLKQGQTVSIEKQGNVSTREDVVKIEG; from the coding sequence ATGTTTAAGAGAATTTTTGGGACATTACAAAAAGTGGGTAGAGCATTAATGCTTCCAGTTGCGTTATTGCCTGCTGCTGGTATTTTACTAGCTTTAGGTAATGCTCTTCAAAACCCCGCCACATTAGAAAAGGCTACCTATTTAAAAGCAACATGGCTACAAAACACAGCCATTGTTATGGAGGGTGCTGGAGGAATTATCTTTGATAATCTTCCCTTACTTTTTGCTGTCGGTGTTGCAATCGGTTTGGCAGGCGATGGTGTCGCAGGACTAGCTGCGATCATCGGATATTTAATTATGAACAGAACAATGAACACCATTTTAACGATTCAAGGAAAGCTTCCATTGCCAGAGGGAGTAAATGATCCAGCATATGCAACAGTTCTAGGAATTCCAACGTTACAGACGGGAGTTTTTGGAGGAATCATTGTTGGTATTATCGCAGCCTATCTTTATGGGAAGTATTTTAATATTGAATTGCCATCATACTTAGGTTTTTTTGCGGGTAAGCGTTTTGTTCCTATTATTACAGCAGCAACAGCTGTTTTACTAGGATTTCTAATGTTACTCGTGTGGCCTCCAATTCAAACTGGCCTTAATCATTTTTCATATTATGTAATTGATTCAAACAGGACTTTATCGGCATTCATGTTCGGTGTCATTGAAAGAGCATTAATTCCATTTGGCTTGCATCACATCTTTTATTCACCAATATGGTATGAGTTTGGACAATATACAAACGCTGCAGGCGAGTTAATACGTGGAGACCAACGTATTTTTATGGAACAGATCAGAGAAGGTGCAGAATTGACAGCAGGAACGTTTATGACAGGGAAGTTTCCGTTTATGATGTTTGGTTTACCGGCTGCAGCATTAGCTATATATCATGAGGCTCGTAAGGAAAATAAAAAAATTGTAGCAGGAATTATGGGTTCAGCTGCTCTAACTTCTTTCCTAACAGGTATTACAGAACCAATTGAATTTTCATTCTTGTTCGTGGCACCTGTATTGTTTGGCATTCATGCAATTTTTGCAGGCCTATCATTTATGACCATGCATCTCTTAGATGTCAAAATTGGAATGACGTTTTCTGGTGGGGTAATTGATTTCCTATTATTTGGAGTACTTCCTGGAAGAACTGAATGGTGGCTTGTCATTCCAGTTGGCCTAGTATTTGCTGTTATTTACTATTTCGGCTTCCGATTTGCAATCAGAAAATTTAACTTAAACACGCCGGGTCGTGAAGATGTATCACAAAACACAGCTAAACCTGTTAAGGCAGGCGAATTACCTTACAACATCTTAGAAGCAATGGGTGGAAAAGAGAATATTGCACATCTAGATGCTTGTATTACTCGATTACGTGTATCCGTAAATGATCAAAAGCAAGTAGATAAAGATCGACTTAAGTCATTAGGAGCATCAGGAGTACTGGAAGTAGGAAACAATATCCAAGCAATTTTCGGTCCTCTTTCTGATAACTTAAAAACTCAAATTCAAGATATTATTAATGGTAAAACACCTCATTCAGTGACTAAATCACCTGAAAAAGGGGTAGTACAACAAATTGAGGAAATAAATCCAGAAGCTTTACAAACAGAACCAGAACTAGAGGTGTACGCTTCTCCTTTAGCGGGAGAAATTCTACCCTTGGATGAAGTGCCTGACCAAGTATTTTCGGAGCGTATGATGGGAGACGGATTTGCAGTTTTACCTAATGCTGGAGTTGTAGTTTCCCCGGTGGATGGGAAAATTGTTAACCTGTTTCCAACTAAGCATGCAATTGGAATTGAGTCTTCATCTGGAAGAGAAATCTTAATTCACGTTGGAATTGATACAGTACATTTAAAGGGAGAAGGATTTACTGCTCTCGTTGAACAAGGAGATATGGTGAAAAAGGGTCAAGAGATCTTGAAGATTGATTTAGAATTTGTAAAGAAAAATGCGCCTTCTATCATTACACCAATCATCTTCACCAACTTAAAGCAAGGTCAAACTGTTTCCATAGAAAAACAGGGTAATGTATCAACAAGAGAAGATGTAGTTAAGATTGAAGGTTAG
- the glcT gene encoding glucose PTS transporter transcription antiterminator GlcT: protein MGSSYTVKKVLNNNVIIANSLPGKDEVVLIGKGIGFNKSKGNSIDVSPIEKLFVLTSEKEQDQYKKLLPYVSEEIIECMNDVIHFITVSIRKKLNQQLLISLTDHISFAIKRLQEGLEIKNPFSLETKTLYPEEYSVATEVVQMINEKLEVSFPEGEIGFIALHIHSAVSDRRLSEVNQHSQLIHKLVEVIEDSLKTNLDREGVQYVRLVSHIRFMLDRVRSEENVGISTNLSNILQAEYPVCYNLAWKLIKIVQQQLKVKVFEAEAVYLTLHLQRLSAKNQEITS from the coding sequence ATGGGTAGTTCGTATACTGTCAAGAAAGTACTAAACAATAATGTAATCATTGCAAATAGCCTTCCTGGTAAAGATGAGGTTGTTTTAATTGGTAAAGGAATTGGCTTTAATAAATCGAAAGGAAACAGCATTGATGTATCACCAATAGAAAAACTTTTTGTTCTTACTAGTGAAAAGGAACAAGATCAGTATAAGAAACTTCTGCCATACGTCAGTGAAGAAATTATTGAATGTATGAATGATGTCATACATTTCATTACCGTTTCTATAAGAAAAAAGCTAAATCAACAATTATTAATATCGCTAACAGATCACATCTCTTTTGCCATTAAGAGACTCCAGGAAGGTCTGGAGATTAAGAATCCTTTCTCGCTTGAAACTAAGACGCTCTATCCAGAGGAGTATAGTGTGGCCACTGAGGTCGTTCAAATGATTAATGAGAAATTAGAGGTTTCATTTCCTGAAGGAGAGATTGGTTTTATTGCGTTGCACATTCACAGTGCGGTTTCGGACCGGCGCCTTTCCGAAGTCAATCAACATTCTCAGCTTATTCATAAACTGGTCGAGGTTATTGAAGACTCATTAAAAACAAACCTAGATCGAGAAGGTGTTCAGTATGTTCGCCTAGTAAGTCACATTCGTTTTATGTTAGATCGTGTTCGATCAGAGGAAAATGTTGGTATTTCAACAAATCTCTCAAATATCTTGCAGGCCGAATATCCTGTATGCTATAATCTCGCATGGAAGCTTATAAAGATCGTACAACAGCAATTAAAAGTTAAAGTCTTTGAAGCAGAGGCTGTATATTTGACCTTACATTTGCAAAGGCTTTCAGCTAAAAATCAAGAAATAACTTCGTAA
- a CDS encoding DeoR/GlpR family DNA-binding transcription regulator produces MFQEERLIKIMSILAAKKRISIEEICETFNVSRDTARRDLVKLDEQGQIVRTRGGALQPTQHLLNTYEDRKNTQAMSKHKIGLAAVNLIRDEEQILLDSSTTVQSMVEYWKSVHNRVVTNSVDIASLMVGKHHCEVHLLGGIIHPTQRFIYGAKTLESLNQLHFQKLFLGACGVTKDGLSNPYEEESTLIKNMINRAEQVIVLADSTKFHQQLFHHVCSLESIDMIITDQEPDQSFQELLVQLDIQIIVTIGDEIDD; encoded by the coding sequence TTGTTTCAAGAAGAAAGACTAATTAAAATTATGAGTATTTTAGCTGCTAAAAAAAGAATTAGTATTGAAGAAATTTGCGAAACTTTTAATGTATCAAGAGATACAGCCAGACGTGATCTTGTAAAACTAGACGAACAAGGTCAAATTGTTAGGACACGTGGTGGTGCACTACAACCAACACAGCATTTACTAAACACTTATGAAGATCGAAAAAACACACAAGCTATGTCAAAGCATAAAATTGGGCTGGCAGCAGTCAATCTCATCCGAGACGAGGAACAGATTCTTCTTGACTCTTCTACCACTGTCCAAAGTATGGTTGAGTATTGGAAAAGTGTTCATAACAGAGTGGTCACAAACTCAGTTGATATTGCAAGCTTAATGGTTGGCAAACACCACTGTGAGGTACATTTACTTGGTGGTATTATCCATCCAACTCAACGGTTTATATATGGCGCAAAAACATTAGAAAGCCTAAATCAATTACATTTCCAGAAGCTCTTTTTGGGAGCGTGTGGTGTTACAAAGGACGGTTTATCGAATCCATACGAAGAAGAATCAACACTTATTAAAAATATGATTAATAGAGCTGAGCAGGTTATTGTTTTGGCGGATTCCACTAAATTTCATCAACAGTTATTTCACCATGTTTGTTCGTTAGAAAGTATAGATATGATTATTACTGATCAGGAACCAGATCAGTCTTTCCAAGAATTATTGGTTCAATTGGATATCCAAATCATCGTAACAATAGGAGATGAAATAGATGATTAA
- a CDS encoding HAD family hydrolase yields MIKLIVSDLDGTLLDENIKVRERDIKSIHKAQEMGINFCLATGRKDLDIIEVSKMIDRTFHRISQNGAFIVLDDQTDFHSTFFESSIAQKIYSHVVDKEVLTLVSTRDTEIIDRNNEIVERIQKVLFSPLIINPNLYNDIGVTIHPSKIIVTGKDEVIEELQTELLQAYPNEIDAFISAKYTLDIMPKNISKGNAVKKLAERIGISLEEIACIGDSFNDVSMLQVAKYGFAMSKAKQGVKECADYVVESVGEAIEIILEINSSETT; encoded by the coding sequence ATGATTAAGTTAATTGTTAGCGATTTAGATGGTACACTCCTTGATGAAAATATAAAAGTTCGAGAGCGTGATATTAAATCTATACATAAGGCACAGGAGATGGGAATAAACTTTTGCTTAGCTACAGGTCGTAAGGATTTAGATATCATTGAAGTTTCTAAGATGATTGACCGTACCTTTCATCGCATTAGCCAAAATGGAGCATTTATTGTGCTAGACGACCAAACAGATTTTCATAGCACTTTTTTTGAGTCATCAATAGCCCAAAAAATTTATAGTCATGTGGTTGATAAAGAAGTGCTAACTCTTGTATCAACAAGAGATACTGAAATCATCGATCGTAACAATGAGATTGTTGAAAGAATACAAAAGGTCCTTTTTTCACCTCTCATAATCAATCCCAATTTATACAACGATATCGGAGTAACTATTCACCCCTCAAAGATTATTGTAACAGGCAAAGACGAGGTAATTGAAGAACTTCAAACAGAATTGCTACAAGCCTATCCCAACGAAATCGATGCCTTTATTTCTGCTAAGTACACACTAGATATCATGCCTAAAAATATTAGTAAAGGAAATGCCGTGAAGAAACTCGCGGAACGTATTGGGATTTCCCTAGAGGAAATTGCTTGTATCGGTGATTCCTTTAATGATGTATCGATGCTACAGGTTGCCAAATATGGATTTGCTATGAGTAAGGCAAAGCAAGGTGTAAAAGAATGTGCAGATTATGTAGTGGAGAGTGTTGGGGAAGCAATAGAAATCATTTTAGAGATAAATTCCTCAGAAACCACATAA
- a CDS encoding cysteine desulfurase-like protein, translating into MNQSISTFPIAKVRSQFPALNRTYKGQPVTYFDGPGGTQVVRASIEGVTKYMENGGANLHGAFPTSRETEEMISEAKLAIGDFLGVKENEVAFGANMTTLALAIARALGKQWGPGDEIVVTEMDHRANVDPWITMAEDRGIKVRWISVNKDSLTLNLDNLQEVINENTRLVAVGLASNAVGTINDIASISKVAKGVGALVAVDAVHAAPHVLIDRDSLGIDILLCSAYKFFGPHVGIAAIKEELFERIEPFKLNPAPSYIPDKLETGTQNHEGIAGIKPAIEFMASLGIGATRKEKLQSGLMNIDMYENELAARLREGLASIPKVTLYQAAPGVAKTPTIAFTIEGYTPLEVCQRMAEEHGIFIADGHFYATTLAEKLGIIQSGSWIRAGLAPYNTLEEVERFIKAVKLL; encoded by the coding sequence ATGAACCAAAGTATAAGTACCTTTCCAATTGCTAAAGTACGTAGTCAATTTCCAGCCCTTAATCGAACTTATAAAGGTCAACCTGTTACTTATTTTGATGGTCCAGGTGGCACGCAGGTTGTTAGAGCTTCCATTGAGGGAGTAACAAAATACATGGAAAATGGAGGTGCCAATCTGCACGGAGCCTTTCCCACAAGCCGTGAAACAGAGGAAATGATATCAGAAGCTAAATTAGCGATTGGAGATTTCTTAGGGGTAAAGGAGAATGAGGTTGCCTTTGGTGCCAATATGACGACTCTTGCACTAGCGATTGCAAGAGCATTAGGAAAACAATGGGGACCTGGGGACGAAATTGTCGTAACTGAAATGGACCACCGAGCCAATGTTGATCCATGGATTACTATGGCTGAAGATCGTGGAATAAAGGTTAGATGGATTTCAGTTAATAAAGATTCATTAACACTTAATCTTGATAACCTTCAGGAAGTCATTAATGAAAATACCCGTTTAGTTGCTGTTGGTCTTGCTTCAAACGCCGTAGGTACGATTAATGATATTGCTTCAATCTCTAAAGTGGCAAAGGGAGTAGGGGCGCTAGTAGCAGTTGATGCTGTTCACGCTGCTCCGCACGTATTAATTGATCGTGACTCTCTGGGGATTGATATACTTTTATGTTCAGCATATAAGTTCTTTGGACCACATGTTGGAATTGCAGCAATTAAAGAAGAGCTGTTTGAACGGATTGAGCCATTTAAACTTAATCCTGCACCAAGCTATATTCCCGATAAATTAGAAACGGGTACTCAAAACCATGAGGGAATAGCGGGAATCAAACCAGCAATCGAGTTTATGGCTAGTTTGGGTATAGGGGCTACAAGAAAAGAGAAGCTGCAGTCAGGGTTAATGAACATAGACATGTACGAAAATGAACTGGCTGCTAGACTAAGAGAAGGTCTAGCATCTATACCAAAAGTAACGCTCTACCAGGCAGCGCCAGGGGTAGCGAAAACTCCAACAATTGCTTTTACAATCGAGGGCTATACACCACTTGAGGTGTGTCAGCGAATGGCAGAGGAGCATGGAATTTTTATTGCAGATGGGCACTTTTATGCTACCACACTGGCAGAGAAACTCGGAATTATTCAGAGTGGTAGTTGGATCCGTGCAGGATTAGCACCGTATAATACACTTGAAGAAGTGGAGAGGTTTATTAAAGCAGTTAAGCTTTTATAG
- a CDS encoding M20/M25/M40 family metallo-hydrolase produces MSEQLVESLRGLTKDVVSESIETLKNYLRLPTISAQNKAIPETVQFVVELFEQAGGEAKVLDELGGNPVVYGFFPAGSKGDSTKTLLFYNHYDVQPPEPLNEWNSEPFEPTILDGKLFARGVSDNKGDLIARLTAIKVLKQLDGLPCNIKFMVEGEEEIGSPNLAPYLVKYKDLFKADACIWEFGGKDEEERVNMVAGIKGMAYMELTCAGADIDMHSSVGAYVDNAAWRLVQALATMRNEKNDILVKGFYDDIDEPTELEKEVVANLPFNEEAVRNLYGLKRPLITEAKGVDPREAMVFQPTMTICGIESGYTGEGAKTVLPKNAKVKLDCRLVPGQDPQHIFESVQAHLKAHGFDDINVVLINGQKAYRSDYNHPFVAHVLETASAVYEKEAVLAPNSAGTGPMYEFGNQLQVPVVSTGVGWVESKAHAPNESIRLVDFEEGVVHMAYMLSGFPIAMNQHSLETSK; encoded by the coding sequence ATGAGTGAACAATTAGTTGAATCCTTAAGAGGTCTTACTAAAGATGTGGTATCAGAATCGATTGAAACATTAAAAAATTATTTAAGGTTACCGACAATCTCTGCTCAAAATAAAGCAATTCCTGAAACGGTTCAATTTGTCGTTGAGTTATTTGAACAAGCCGGGGGTGAAGCAAAGGTACTTGACGAGTTAGGAGGTAATCCTGTTGTGTATGGATTCTTCCCGGCTGGTAGCAAAGGTGATTCAACAAAAACGTTACTGTTTTATAACCATTATGATGTACAACCGCCAGAGCCATTAAATGAATGGAATAGTGAGCCGTTTGAGCCAACTATTTTAGATGGAAAGCTATTTGCTAGAGGAGTTTCAGACAATAAGGGTGACTTGATTGCTAGATTAACAGCTATAAAGGTCCTGAAACAGCTAGACGGCTTGCCTTGTAATATCAAGTTTATGGTTGAGGGCGAAGAGGAGATTGGAAGTCCTAATCTTGCGCCGTATTTGGTAAAGTATAAAGATTTATTTAAGGCTGATGCTTGTATATGGGAGTTTGGTGGAAAGGATGAGGAAGAGCGAGTAAACATGGTCGCTGGAATCAAGGGAATGGCCTATATGGAGTTAACTTGTGCGGGAGCAGATATTGATATGCACTCATCAGTAGGTGCTTATGTTGATAATGCAGCTTGGAGATTAGTTCAAGCTTTAGCTACAATGAGAAATGAAAAAAATGATATTTTAGTTAAAGGTTTTTATGATGACATTGATGAACCAACAGAGTTAGAGAAGGAAGTCGTTGCTAACCTCCCTTTCAATGAAGAGGCAGTTAGAAATCTCTATGGCTTAAAACGACCACTTATCACGGAAGCAAAGGGTGTGGATCCGAGAGAAGCAATGGTATTTCAACCGACCATGACAATTTGTGGAATCGAAAGTGGTTATACAGGTGAAGGTGCTAAAACAGTTTTACCAAAGAATGCAAAAGTTAAGCTTGATTGCCGACTTGTGCCTGGCCAAGATCCTCAACATATTTTTGAAAGTGTTCAAGCTCATTTGAAGGCACATGGGTTTGATGATATCAATGTAGTGTTAATTAACGGCCAAAAAGCATATCGTTCAGATTATAACCATCCGTTTGTTGCACACGTCTTAGAAACAGCAAGTGCGGTTTATGAAAAGGAAGCTGTGCTAGCACCAAATTCTGCTGGAACTGGGCCTATGTATGAATTTGGAAATCAGTTACAAGTACCTGTCGTAAGTACGGGGGTAGGCTGGGTAGAATCTAAGGCACATGCTCCAAACGAATCTATTCGTCTCGTTGATTTTGAGGAAGGTGTTGTTCACATGGCTTATATGCTTTCAGGATTTCCCATCGCTATGAACCAACATTCATTAGAGACATCAAAATAA